The stretch of DNA TGTCATATCCATAAAGAAGAGATAGCGTGGCGCtatcaattaatattaattttattgtctactaaatttctaataacattatattattataaatctaatttaatttatatttgaaaattttagatatttttatgtgATGAATCTacttctataaaaaaattattaagttgataaaaaaatatattaataatgatatttttaacaTGTCTGACCTCTTTTgagttttgtttaaattttttgtaaagtctctctctttttttatcagCATTGCACTATTTTTTTGTggtcaataaaattattttatcataaatttaaattaataaaaaaataaatacatataaaaaattatatctttaatattttatcagCAAATATTATATTCCCATGTATTAGGATAAGATGGTAGCTTTTGACCATCATATTAATTAATCCGTCATATTACGCTGACCAAGTCTTTCCATTAGTTTATGTGTTTTTGCTAACAAGTACTctttagaatattaattaaaattactattaataaatttaaaagaaaaaaacatttttattaaacactttaattaattagtaattttagGACATTTGTTAACATCACTCTTATTAATGTATTAAGTCTATTATTTAGACTTTAACATCTATATGCATAATTGAATCCCTTCCCTCCACTTCATACGCGGTTTATGGGCAATATAAATACGCAACAGCTTGGGATATATAgtcatgcaaaaaaaaaaagaaaatataagtgACAACATATACACAATAAATCATAGGATGAAGGCCATTTTTATTGCATTCTTACTTTTGGCATTCATGGCCTTCCTACTCTCTTCAACTACTCTAGCAGCTCCAGAAGTTCAACCAATCAAAAGTAAGATAGAGTACTCCTTAAATTAGTTATACTAAgtaggtgaaaattcaggttcaatcatctaacgactctcaactatcaacttcacgtaaagttgtaAAGTTGACTGCACCTTAATTTCCACGGTACTAAGTATAATATTATGTGGCTACTAATTAGCTAGTAAGACATAATTTACTTGCAGGTGATGAGGGAGGGTATAGAAGAGGAGCAAGACCTGGAGAAGCACCTCCACCTCCTCGTCCCAATCATATTGGTGTTCGTCCTAATCCATATGGAAGAGGAGGAACACACCATCCACCACCTCCTAATCCTCCTGTCTCTATTGCTAATCGCTATGTTTATGGAACAGCACCTCCTAATCCTATGGCCAATACTCCATATAGAGGATGCATTAATAATCCATACACGCGTGGTTGCTCGCCACCTAATAATTAAgccttaattaataattgatcGAGGTCGTCTAAGAACAAACAATAATTCATATTTGTTAATGTCATAAGTGTGAGGAGTGTATGAAGATAGTTTCATATCaaagaaagcaaagaaaagtgaaaaatttataaaatgaaaaattcatTAACTTATTACctttaaggttttgagttgaatGTGGTGTCTTATTATCTTATGTTCTATTATTTGATTCCTTCTCAAAATCTCCTAAATAGTATCTTATCATCGTATAtgtaaaattagttaaattttttaaattattttaaaaaaaaatattattaacttCGTATAAAAATAAGTGTACGGTCAGTTTTGATGATGTCCAAATGCATAATATGAACTCCTTGTTCTATATTGTATGCACGTACCAACCAGTGTGTATGCTTTTATTTTACTAGCCAGTAGAATAAGCGATCTCAATGTACGTTTCAATTTCTATGTACGTTTTTAGTTTGTAGGTGTGCGTGTTAGTTTTGAGTTTGTAATAGTGCTTATTgtgaaattaaattatatggTTTGAGCTTTAATTTTCATCGGGGGGAAGGAGTATTAgctttttatgtttaattaatcTACAATAATATTAGGTCAAGGTTAAGAtttgttcgaaaattttatttttaaattgtgaaatcAGGTAGAGCACTACTTTATGTAGATTATGCACCAATAATTTAATTTGGCGGTGATGAAGGGTATTATTATGAATCTTAATTATTACTAGAAATTTAACTACTTTTCAATGaacgtaaaa from Arachis duranensis cultivar V14167 chromosome 4, aradu.V14167.gnm2.J7QH, whole genome shotgun sequence encodes:
- the LOC107486343 gene encoding uncharacterized protein LOC107486343 is translated as MKAIFIAFLLLAFMAFLLSSTTLAAPEVQPIKSDEGGYRRGARPGEAPPPPRPNHIGVRPNPYGRGGTHHPPPPNPPVSIANRYVYGTAPPNPMANTPYRGCINNPYTRGCSPPNN